A region of Streptomyces sp. NBC_01750 DNA encodes the following proteins:
- a CDS encoding caspase, EACC1-associated type — MLRPPDAARSRAVLVGVAEYPDDPRLPDISAARNNVRDLRRLLTEGRPGSFSVEHTEEVIDPATPRDLGLPLLQAARQAEDVFLVYYTGHGLIGREKRELHLALGRSDSEAPSFTAFPFQGIREAFLASPARNRVLILDCCFSGRAITGGLSGVYEPLIDQMEIAGTYTLTSASANEVARFEEGERHTAFTGELLLALRDGIPTAPTAEVTLGALYRHLKRVLPARGLPEPQHCGTDTAEFLVLARPPRATGRPTASRPDPGISTGPREDLLARRDLGHRRGEAGQTGEAVRLLSEVVPDLTRFLGPDDRETLVGRINLAYWTGNGGDADEALRLSHAAVSDMTRVLGPSHRATLVGRAQLAHWIGETGNVGEALRLSTAVVSDLTQILGPDDRQTLIGRARLARWTGEAGDPASAAGLTGALVPDLSRVLGPDDRETFVGRINQAQWTGRAGGSRKATKLLTGLVPDLSWALGPDDRHTLVGRSRLAQWSGAAGRRRQALRLFTAVVPDLGRIVGPDDRETLLARGQLAQWTGETGDAVEAVRMFALLVNDLAWVLGRDDRATLVSRARVAHWTGAAGDVGEAVRLFNTVLPDLRRALGPDDPETLGNRVLLARWRRKADRRLKAQLFYGAQGGPR, encoded by the coding sequence ATGCTGCGTCCACCCGACGCGGCCCGATCGCGCGCGGTACTGGTGGGCGTCGCCGAGTACCCCGACGATCCTCGGCTGCCGGACATCTCCGCCGCTCGGAACAACGTCCGCGATCTGCGACGGCTCCTCACCGAAGGCCGTCCGGGCTCCTTCTCCGTGGAGCACACCGAGGAGGTGATCGACCCGGCAACGCCACGGGACCTCGGGCTGCCTCTGCTGCAGGCCGCCCGCCAGGCGGAGGACGTGTTCCTCGTCTACTACACCGGCCATGGATTGATCGGCCGTGAGAAGCGCGAACTGCATCTCGCACTGGGCCGCTCCGACTCCGAGGCACCCTCGTTCACCGCCTTCCCTTTCCAGGGCATTCGCGAGGCGTTCCTGGCCAGCCCGGCACGCAACCGCGTATTGATCCTGGACTGCTGCTTCTCCGGCCGCGCCATCACCGGAGGGCTCTCAGGGGTGTACGAGCCACTCATCGACCAGATGGAGATCGCCGGTACCTACACGCTGACCTCTGCCTCCGCAAATGAGGTTGCCCGCTTCGAGGAGGGCGAGCGGCACACGGCCTTCACCGGCGAGCTGCTGCTGGCCCTACGGGACGGAATACCCACAGCGCCCACGGCCGAGGTAACCCTCGGCGCCCTCTACCGGCACCTCAAGCGGGTTCTGCCGGCGAGGGGTCTGCCCGAGCCGCAGCACTGCGGGACCGATACCGCCGAGTTCCTCGTTCTCGCCCGGCCTCCACGCGCTACCGGTCGCCCTACGGCATCCCGTCCCGACCCGGGGATCTCCACGGGCCCACGCGAGGACCTACTGGCCCGCAGGGACCTCGGCCACCGCAGAGGCGAGGCGGGCCAGACCGGAGAGGCAGTCCGTCTGCTGAGCGAGGTGGTGCCCGACCTGACCAGGTTTCTGGGGCCGGACGACCGGGAGACCCTCGTCGGACGGATCAATCTCGCTTACTGGACGGGAAATGGAGGAGACGCGGACGAGGCACTGCGACTTTCCCACGCTGCCGTCAGCGATATGACACGCGTTCTGGGACCGAGCCACCGTGCGACCCTCGTCGGCCGCGCCCAACTCGCACACTGGATCGGGGAAACAGGCAATGTCGGGGAGGCGCTGCGGCTGTCCACCGCCGTTGTCTCCGACCTCACCCAGATCCTCGGCCCCGACGACCGTCAGACCCTCATCGGCCGCGCCCGGCTGGCACGCTGGACCGGCGAAGCCGGCGACCCGGCATCGGCGGCCGGCCTGACCGGGGCGCTTGTACCCGATCTCTCGCGGGTGCTCGGGCCCGACGACCGGGAGACCTTCGTCGGACGGATCAACCAGGCTCAGTGGACAGGCCGGGCAGGCGGCAGTAGGAAGGCGACGAAGCTGCTCACCGGACTTGTACCGGACCTCTCGTGGGCACTCGGCCCTGATGACCGCCACACCCTGGTGGGACGGTCGCGACTGGCTCAGTGGTCGGGTGCGGCAGGTCGGCGCCGACAGGCGCTGCGACTGTTCACTGCCGTGGTGCCCGACCTGGGGCGGATCGTGGGCCCGGACGACCGGGAGACGCTGCTCGCCCGGGGTCAACTCGCCCAATGGACGGGGGAGACGGGAGACGCGGTAGAGGCCGTACGGATGTTCGCGTTGCTCGTGAACGACCTGGCCTGGGTGTTGGGCCGCGACGACCGCGCGACCCTGGTCAGCCGGGCGCGGGTGGCGCACTGGACAGGGGCCGCGGGGGACGTGGGCGAGGCCGTGCGTCTTTTCAACACAGTGCTGCCCGATCTCAGGCGCGCCTTGGGTCCGGACGACCCGGAGACCCTCGGCAACCGTGTTCTCCTCGCCCGGTGGCGGCGGAAGGCGGACCGGCGGCTCAAGGCGCAGCTCTTCTACGGGGCACAAGGGGGGCCGCGGTGA
- a CDS encoding serine/threonine-protein kinase, which translates to MTGGSPLPLKAGDPEQIGPYQLIGQLGAGGMGKVYLGRSPSGHLAAVKVIHDFLADDNEFRARFQREVRLASLVNGPFTAQVLDADAQGGRLWMATQYVPGPSLNDAVTAFGPLPPRSLLALWLGLLSALQTFHSAGVIHRDLKPSNVLLAINGPRVIDFGISTHGGESRLTRTGVAVGTPGFMSPEQVAGSPVGPWSDIFALGSVLAFAASGTSPFGTGAPIALLYRILHEEPELIGLPNRVTALVRRCLTKAPEDRPTVGELLAGLAPEEEDEASRLLAHGNWLPPSVKRETLERAQMVLAWDDRRRSAGRNAPDDDQDTFILRPPSWKYASAPSVNADADGTAGQGQPAQAAEPQTEIRPIPLPGGGTPPPPDIPPHLATAWGPDPDPGDDDSALRTTTAPLPADTPPLPRALRRRWTRWF; encoded by the coding sequence GTGACCGGCGGCAGTCCCCTGCCCCTGAAGGCCGGTGACCCGGAGCAGATCGGCCCGTACCAGCTCATCGGACAATTGGGCGCCGGTGGCATGGGCAAGGTGTACCTCGGCAGGTCGCCGAGCGGCCATCTGGCAGCGGTCAAAGTGATCCACGATTTCCTCGCTGACGACAACGAGTTCCGCGCACGGTTTCAGCGCGAGGTGCGCTTGGCGTCGTTGGTCAACGGTCCGTTCACCGCTCAGGTGTTGGATGCCGACGCGCAAGGGGGACGGCTCTGGATGGCCACCCAGTACGTGCCGGGACCCTCGCTGAACGACGCCGTCACCGCCTTCGGACCGCTGCCGCCCCGGTCGCTGCTGGCGCTGTGGCTGGGCCTCCTCAGCGCGCTGCAGACTTTCCACTCCGCCGGGGTGATCCACCGGGATCTCAAACCGTCCAACGTCCTGCTCGCCATCAACGGGCCACGGGTCATCGACTTCGGGATCTCGACGCACGGCGGGGAGAGTCGGCTCACTCGTACCGGTGTGGCGGTCGGCACCCCGGGCTTCATGTCACCCGAGCAGGTCGCCGGTAGCCCGGTGGGCCCGTGGAGCGACATCTTCGCGCTGGGCAGCGTGCTGGCATTTGCGGCCTCGGGCACCAGTCCGTTCGGGACCGGCGCGCCGATAGCCCTGCTCTACCGCATCCTCCACGAGGAACCGGAACTCATCGGCCTCCCGAACAGAGTCACCGCGCTGGTGCGCCGCTGCCTGACCAAAGCGCCGGAGGACCGGCCGACCGTTGGCGAGCTTCTGGCCGGCCTCGCTCCGGAAGAGGAGGACGAAGCTTCACGTCTCCTGGCGCACGGCAACTGGCTGCCGCCGTCCGTGAAGCGCGAGACGCTCGAACGCGCCCAGATGGTTCTCGCCTGGGACGACCGGCGCCGTTCCGCCGGCCGGAATGCGCCGGACGACGACCAGGACACGTTCATCCTGCGGCCGCCGAGTTGGAAGTACGCGTCCGCACCGTCCGTGAACGCCGATGCGGACGGCACCGCCGGCCAGGGGCAACCCGCTCAGGCTGCCGAACCACAGACCGAAATCCGACCCATCCCGCTGCCCGGCGGCGGCACACCCCCACCGCCTGATATCCCGCCGCATCTTGCGACCGCCTGGGGGCCCGATCCCGACCCCGGTGACGACGACTCAGCCCTCCGGACCACCACCGCGCCGCTACCCGCCGACACACCGCCGCTGCCCAGAGCCCTGCGCCGGCGGTGGACCCGATGGTTCTGA
- a CDS encoding FxLYD domain-containing protein has product MTTAVVVAAAGCSDTDSNPSDTVSKAASAIGSVGSDVTAAASSLASRAASALASATAEAQRKLDEVKGGVNAKDAVTLGDPTTDDDGRTTVKVMAKNTTDAAKSFAVQVNFTDKDGKLQDVAVVTVSDVPAGKSKDAVARSTHKLSGDIITKVATALRY; this is encoded by the coding sequence TTGACCACAGCAGTCGTCGTGGCCGCGGCGGGATGCTCGGACACCGACTCGAACCCCTCGGACACCGTTTCCAAGGCTGCGTCGGCGATCGGTTCAGTGGGCTCGGACGTCACGGCCGCCGCCTCGTCCCTGGCCTCGCGTGCAGCGTCGGCGCTGGCGTCCGCAACTGCCGAGGCGCAGCGGAAGCTCGACGAGGTCAAGGGCGGCGTGAACGCCAAGGACGCCGTGACCCTGGGCGACCCGACCACGGACGACGACGGACGGACCACCGTCAAGGTCATGGCGAAGAACACCACAGACGCGGCGAAGTCCTTCGCGGTGCAGGTCAACTTCACCGACAAGGACGGCAAACTGCAGGACGTGGCCGTCGTCACCGTGTCCGACGTGCCGGCCGGGAAGTCCAAGGACGCCGTCGCGCGCAGCACCCACAAGCTGTCGGGCGACATCATCACCAAGGTGGCAACGGCCCTGCGCTACTGA
- a CDS encoding DUF4142 domain-containing protein — translation MRTIAIIATACAVVAAVLIAIRGTSGEASADQVASAIPQHSSGHYDASGVAGQSKAGQAQPVTQVDRTFLVKVRQAGLWEIPAGRLAQTHASSDAVRRAGLHLIDGHSKLDQLVREDANILGVELPNEATPEQQGWVRQLDDAQGDEFDRLFANLLRASHGKIFATIGEVRASTQNDLIRRHARQANQTVLDHMEVLEDTGLVDPKTFQEVEAAVAPK, via the coding sequence ATGCGGACCATCGCGATCATCGCTACCGCGTGCGCCGTTGTCGCCGCCGTTCTGATAGCGATCCGGGGCACCAGCGGTGAGGCCTCGGCCGACCAGGTGGCCTCAGCAATTCCCCAGCACAGCAGCGGTCACTACGACGCCTCAGGTGTGGCGGGCCAGAGCAAGGCCGGTCAGGCTCAGCCTGTGACGCAGGTTGACCGCACATTCCTCGTGAAGGTCCGACAGGCGGGACTGTGGGAGATCCCCGCCGGTCGGCTGGCCCAGACGCACGCGTCCAGTGATGCCGTACGGCGTGCGGGACTTCATCTGATCGACGGGCACAGCAAACTCGACCAGCTGGTCCGTGAAGATGCCAATATCCTCGGCGTCGAGCTGCCGAACGAGGCGACGCCGGAGCAGCAAGGGTGGGTCAGGCAGCTCGACGACGCCCAAGGGGACGAGTTCGACCGTCTTTTCGCCAATCTGCTGCGCGCATCGCACGGCAAGATCTTCGCCACCATCGGGGAGGTACGGGCGTCCACCCAGAACGACCTGATCCGCCGTCATGCCCGTCAGGCCAACCAGACGGTGTTGGACCATATGGAGGTGCTCGAGGACACAGGCCTTGTCGACCCCAAGACCTTCCAGGAGGTCGAGGCCGCCGTTGCCCCGAAGTAG
- a CDS encoding transposase gives MRRALAGMPLPRAANGRILLAADDSAWLRPVANACPHRAFCHTFGRGEGKCQMGSAGRTRSWPRWRPADVVDGSAGWVRNPSRTSPR, from the coding sequence CTGCGTCGGGCCCTGGCCGGGATGCCGTTGCCGAGGGCTGCGAACGGTCGGATCTTGCTGGCCGCGGACGACTCGGCGTGGCTTCGTCCGGTCGCCAACGCCTGCCCTCATCGGGCCTTTTGCCACACGTTCGGCCGGGGAGAGGGCAAGTGTCAGATGGGCTCAGCCGGCCGTACTCGATCGTGGCCGCGCTGGAGACCGGCCGACGTCGTGGACGGCAGCGCCGGTTGGGTCCGGAACCCGTCGCGGACGTCGCCGCGGTGA
- a CDS encoding nucleotidyltransferase domain-containing protein, with protein MTRGPAPLGRWDPAPLAEVVARFSGLTSRWWVAGGFAIELAVGRRIRSHGDIDVLLLRRDQLAAQRVLAGWQWWAADPPGSLREWVSGEVLPVGVHDIWCRSGPDEPWRIQVMLDESRGEEWVSRRDPRVRRPISTLGMISADGIPFLAPDVQLYYKAQAPRPKDEEDFNAVLPMLTDQQRRWLLDAITETYGPHPWIKRMQA; from the coding sequence ATGACACGTGGCCCAGCCCCCCTCGGCAGGTGGGATCCTGCTCCGTTAGCCGAAGTTGTCGCGCGGTTCTCGGGCCTGACGTCCCGCTGGTGGGTGGCCGGAGGCTTCGCGATCGAGCTGGCGGTGGGCCGCCGCATTCGGAGCCACGGCGACATTGATGTCCTGTTGCTGCGGCGTGACCAGCTCGCGGCCCAGCGTGTTCTGGCAGGCTGGCAATGGTGGGCCGCCGATCCGCCCGGCAGCTTGCGCGAATGGGTCTCGGGTGAGGTCCTGCCCGTTGGTGTTCACGACATCTGGTGTCGTTCTGGGCCTGATGAACCCTGGCGCATCCAGGTCATGCTCGACGAGTCCCGTGGTGAGGAATGGGTGTCACGACGGGACCCCCGAGTGCGTAGACCGATCAGCACGCTGGGAATGATCTCGGCTGACGGGATTCCTTTTCTGGCCCCGGACGTGCAGCTGTATTACAAAGCTCAGGCACCGCGGCCCAAGGATGAAGAGGATTTCAACGCGGTGTTACCTATGCTGACGGATCAGCAGCGACGGTGGCTCCTCGACGCGATCACTGAGACATACGGGCCTCACCCTTGGATCAAGCGTATGCAGGCGTGA
- a CDS encoding GNAT family N-acetyltransferase — protein sequence MSNDSLSGHTVRLVPLSVDHAEALFPSASDPEVWRWMPRPRPESLIQMRAMLSRMLADPARRCFAVRRLADGVVIGSTSLYELDQDQGRAEIGATWFDRSCWGGPYNAESKLLLFGHAFDDLGLTRIALRTDNLNERSQQALTRLGLIYEGTLRSHMVRQDGTRRDSLYYSLLTDEWPIVRDKLLSRIAAKATASTCPGDHVRGQMATAAVAVPRKT from the coding sequence ATGAGTAACGACTCTCTCTCTGGTCACACTGTCCGCCTTGTCCCGCTGTCTGTTGACCATGCCGAAGCCCTCTTCCCCTCTGCATCGGATCCAGAGGTATGGCGGTGGATGCCTCGGCCGCGCCCTGAATCCCTGATACAGATGAGGGCGATGCTCAGCCGGATGCTGGCGGATCCAGCCCGGCGGTGCTTCGCGGTCCGACGCCTGGCCGACGGGGTGGTGATCGGCTCGACCAGTCTGTATGAGCTTGACCAGGATCAGGGCCGTGCTGAGATCGGTGCGACATGGTTCGATCGCTCTTGCTGGGGAGGCCCCTACAACGCCGAATCCAAGCTCTTGCTCTTCGGCCACGCCTTCGATGACCTGGGCCTCACCAGAATCGCCCTGCGCACCGACAACCTCAATGAGCGGTCCCAGCAGGCCCTGACGCGCCTGGGGCTAATCTACGAAGGGACGCTACGCAGCCACATGGTGCGCCAGGACGGCACGCGTCGTGACTCGCTGTACTACAGCCTGCTCACAGATGAGTGGCCGATCGTTCGCGACAAGCTACTCAGCAGGATCGCGGCAAAGGCCACCGCCAGCACTTGTCCGGGCGATCACGTTCGAGGGCAGATGGCGACAGCTGCTGTCGCGGTGCCGAGGAAGACGTAG
- a CDS encoding N(5)-(carboxyethyl)ornithine synthase, giving the protein MAQSRKENERRLPIHPSHFDQIDSDLRESIFLERGYGERFGIPDEKLAPLVAGFRSREQLITECDVVLLAKPLQEDLEELRYGQVLWGWPHCVQDKRLTQVAIDRKLTFIAFEAMNHWTNDGSFNLHVFHKNNELAGYSSVLHALQINGSTGDYGRRLRAAVLGFGATARGAVTALSALGVHDVDVLTQRGVTAVSSPIHSARIVQFDRDETDTRRSYALSDAGRVPLAGFLAEHDIIVNCVLQDTAAPLMFLSDDDLDLLAPGTLIIDVSCDEGMGFSWARPTSFIEPTFVVGENILYYGVDHSPSYLWNSATWENSEALLPFLRAVLTGHSTWDSNETIRRAIEIRDGVIQNSSILAFQHRSAQYPHPPD; this is encoded by the coding sequence ATGGCACAGTCACGTAAAGAGAACGAGCGTCGACTGCCGATTCACCCCTCACACTTCGACCAGATCGACTCAGACCTCCGGGAAAGCATTTTCCTTGAACGCGGGTACGGGGAGCGCTTCGGCATCCCCGACGAGAAGCTGGCGCCCCTCGTCGCGGGGTTTCGCTCCCGAGAGCAGCTGATCACTGAGTGCGATGTCGTCCTGCTGGCCAAACCGCTGCAGGAAGATCTCGAGGAACTGCGCTATGGACAGGTCCTCTGGGGCTGGCCGCACTGCGTCCAGGACAAAAGGCTCACTCAGGTGGCGATCGACCGGAAGCTGACGTTCATCGCCTTCGAGGCGATGAACCACTGGACCAACGACGGCTCATTCAACCTGCACGTCTTCCACAAGAACAACGAGCTGGCCGGCTACTCCTCCGTACTTCACGCCTTGCAGATCAACGGTTCGACGGGCGACTACGGCCGTCGGCTTCGAGCGGCCGTGCTCGGCTTCGGCGCGACCGCCCGCGGAGCCGTGACCGCTCTGAGCGCCCTGGGCGTGCACGACGTCGACGTCCTCACCCAACGTGGCGTCACAGCCGTCAGCTCGCCGATCCATTCGGCGCGGATCGTACAGTTCGACCGTGACGAAACCGACACCCGCCGCAGTTACGCCCTCTCCGACGCCGGCCGAGTACCACTGGCCGGATTCCTCGCCGAGCACGACATCATCGTCAACTGCGTACTGCAGGACACCGCGGCGCCACTGATGTTCCTCAGCGACGACGACCTCGATCTGCTCGCACCGGGCACCCTCATCATCGATGTCTCCTGCGACGAGGGCATGGGCTTCAGCTGGGCGCGGCCGACATCGTTCATCGAGCCGACGTTCGTGGTCGGCGAGAACATCCTCTACTACGGCGTGGACCACAGCCCGTCCTACCTGTGGAACTCCGCGACCTGGGAGAACAGCGAGGCCCTGCTCCCCTTCCTGCGGGCCGTGCTCACCGGACACAGCACCTGGGACTCCAACGAGACCATCCGCCGCGCCATCGAGATCCGCGACGGTGTCATCCAGAACTCCAGCATCCTGGCGTTCCAGCACCGTTCGGCTCAGTACCCGCACCCGCCTGACTGA
- a CDS encoding DUF4344 domain-containing metallopeptidase yields MVLSSGGYSAMLRTASAGALLVASFAVASCSGDGNKADANGKVTVVYQDKAIKPEDRRAVAVIRKSRVLEQVADWVNKSVALPHDLVVKVTDKVPPGVTDAVTQPDGGTIFVPPPFLTQIEGVLSNVVKTVKRPALFPKAKFNADDLTALSTQFIFGHEMGHALQRQLLLANPGLEEDAADGFASFYTVNEVGPDPSLAAAILFDEIAREQGKLTLEGLSSDHPVIQQRVFNFLCYLEGSDPKRFHGPLVGAGYLPKTRAPLCPQAWAMLDFGWWTQLQKHFSGAFKDQGDKAQENAREWLIAETKAFEKQLDKFRSGQ; encoded by the coding sequence ATGGTGCTGAGCAGCGGTGGGTACTCGGCCATGTTGAGGACTGCTTCCGCGGGGGCGCTGCTCGTCGCCAGCTTCGCCGTCGCCTCGTGTAGTGGAGATGGCAACAAGGCTGACGCGAACGGCAAAGTCACGGTCGTCTACCAGGACAAGGCGATCAAGCCGGAGGACCGGCGGGCCGTAGCGGTGATCCGGAAGTCCCGCGTGCTCGAGCAGGTCGCCGACTGGGTGAACAAGTCGGTCGCCCTTCCGCATGACCTGGTCGTAAAAGTCACCGACAAGGTCCCACCGGGGGTTACGGATGCGGTCACCCAGCCCGACGGTGGAACGATCTTTGTGCCCCCGCCGTTCCTGACTCAGATCGAAGGGGTCCTCAGCAACGTCGTCAAGACCGTCAAGCGTCCCGCGCTGTTCCCCAAGGCCAAGTTCAACGCCGACGACCTGACCGCGCTGTCGACCCAGTTCATCTTCGGCCACGAGATGGGCCATGCTCTGCAGCGTCAGCTTCTGCTTGCGAACCCCGGCCTTGAGGAGGATGCCGCCGACGGCTTCGCGTCGTTCTACACCGTCAACGAGGTTGGACCGGATCCGTCGCTGGCAGCCGCAATCCTTTTCGACGAGATCGCCCGCGAGCAGGGCAAACTGACGCTGGAGGGGCTCTCGAGCGATCACCCCGTCATCCAGCAACGAGTCTTCAACTTCCTTTGCTACCTCGAGGGGAGCGACCCGAAGAGGTTCCACGGGCCCCTGGTCGGTGCGGGCTACCTGCCGAAAACCCGGGCCCCGTTGTGTCCGCAGGCATGGGCGATGCTGGACTTCGGCTGGTGGACCCAACTCCAGAAGCATTTCAGCGGAGCATTCAAGGACCAGGGCGACAAGGCGCAGGAGAACGCACGCGAGTGGCTGATCGCGGAGACGAAGGCTTTCGAGAAGCAACTCGACAAGTTCCGCAGCGGGCAATGA
- a CDS encoding formylglycine-generating enzyme family protein gives MDTSAGKMIAIPPGQVTLSDRRTQRSWSVELAPYELAAFPVTQALYAQVTGLRPSTAQGDPMPVESVSWWDAVRFCNALSQRDGFAPAYHLHADAEGIEWDASADGYRLPTEAEWEHACRAGTTGPHYGPLDEIAWYRGNSHEQIHDVGGKQPNPWGLYDMLGNVWDWCWDIYDAEAYGAYRVLRGGGWFDEHWSCRASARRRSHPTFHVDDVGFRVARSLVC, from the coding sequence ATGGATACGAGCGCAGGAAAGATGATCGCCATCCCTCCGGGGCAGGTAACGCTGTCGGACCGGCGGACACAGCGCAGCTGGTCGGTCGAGCTTGCGCCCTACGAACTCGCGGCGTTCCCAGTCACCCAGGCACTGTACGCACAGGTCACCGGCCTGCGGCCGAGCACCGCTCAGGGGGACCCAATGCCCGTTGAGAGCGTTTCCTGGTGGGACGCGGTCCGATTCTGCAATGCCCTGTCCCAACGCGACGGGTTCGCACCCGCCTACCACCTCCATGCCGACGCCGAAGGCATCGAGTGGGATGCGTCCGCCGACGGGTACCGGCTGCCGACCGAAGCCGAGTGGGAGCACGCCTGCCGTGCCGGTACGACCGGACCGCACTACGGGCCGCTCGACGAGATTGCTTGGTACCGCGGCAACTCCCACGAGCAGATCCACGACGTGGGCGGCAAGCAGCCCAATCCGTGGGGCCTTTACGACATGCTCGGAAACGTCTGGGACTGGTGCTGGGACATCTACGACGCCGAGGCTTACGGCGCCTACAGAGTGCTACGCGGCGGAGGCTGGTTCGACGAGCACTGGAGCTGCCGGGCATCCGCGCGGCGCCGCAGCCACCCGACCTTCCACGTCGACGACGTGGGCTTCCGCGTCGCGCGTTCCCTCGTGTGCTGA
- a CDS encoding TnsA-like heteromeric transposase endonuclease subunit, translated as MIVPAPVLDDRAADLPLRSEGSLDALRAAFRRDRRGRRCRPERLVDEEATEVFPSTARICESVGWQFRLVGDVSETFRANLRRLARYRRPRCCGGAVADRLREVFGEPQLLFAGAERVGDRLMVPPMLYHLLWQHELTADLVSAPLGSGTVVCLPGRGGREAVRGSAGRGTSARPWPPWRARI; from the coding sequence ATGATCGTACCGGCACCTGTTCTGGACGACCGCGCCGCCGACCTTCCACTGCGAAGTGAGGGGTCGCTCGATGCACTTCGCGCGGCTTTCCGACGAGACCGGCGTGGTCGTCGATGTCGCCCCGAGCGCCTTGTCGACGAGGAGGCCACCGAGGTCTTCCCGTCCACCGCGCGGATCTGTGAGTCGGTGGGATGGCAGTTCCGGCTGGTCGGGGACGTGAGCGAGACCTTCCGGGCGAATCTGCGCCGGCTGGCCCGCTACCGTCGTCCGCGCTGCTGCGGGGGTGCGGTGGCGGACCGGCTGCGGGAAGTGTTCGGCGAACCGCAGTTGCTTTTCGCCGGGGCCGAACGAGTCGGAGACCGGTTGATGGTGCCGCCGATGCTCTACCACCTGCTCTGGCAGCACGAACTGACGGCGGATCTGGTCTCGGCCCCGCTGGGCTCCGGGACCGTTGTCTGCCTGCCGGGACGGGGCGGCCGTGAGGCAGTACGCGGTTCAGCTGGGCGAGGAACGTCTGCGCGCCCATGGCCGCCATGGCGGGCAAGGATCTGA
- a CDS encoding MOSC domain-containing protein — MGTVLGTIERIWRYPIKSTGGELLDEAAVDARGLVGDRLYAVRDAEGKFGSGKNTRRFRRMPGLLQLQSRYPGGATTEVPELLDPGGEPVLDPTSYVRHYLDRNDVEVAREGVISHFDQLPLSVLTTATLDWVRAAVPGVPVDERRFRPNLLVRTQPGTPPFVEDEWFGSTARIGGALCIRFERSSERCVMTNEAQQDLPHSPLILRVIAQAHDMRLDVLATVAQPGRVRLGDTVELT, encoded by the coding sequence ATGGGCACGGTGCTCGGCACGATCGAGCGGATCTGGCGGTACCCCATCAAGTCCACCGGCGGTGAGCTGTTGGACGAGGCCGCCGTGGATGCCCGGGGCCTCGTCGGCGACCGGCTCTATGCAGTCCGGGACGCCGAGGGCAAGTTCGGCTCGGGCAAGAACACACGCCGGTTCCGGCGCATGCCGGGACTGTTGCAGCTGCAGTCCCGATACCCCGGGGGAGCGACCACAGAGGTGCCCGAGCTGTTGGACCCGGGCGGCGAGCCGGTACTGGACCCGACCTCGTATGTGCGGCACTACCTTGACCGAAACGATGTCGAGGTGGCCCGCGAGGGCGTGATCTCGCACTTCGACCAGCTCCCTCTCAGCGTCCTGACCACTGCCACCCTCGACTGGGTCCGCGCGGCCGTTCCCGGCGTGCCGGTCGACGAGCGCCGGTTTCGGCCGAACCTGCTGGTGCGGACGCAGCCGGGCACACCTCCGTTCGTGGAGGACGAGTGGTTCGGCAGCACAGCCCGGATCGGCGGCGCCCTGTGCATACGATTCGAGCGCTCCAGCGAGCGATGTGTGATGACCAACGAGGCCCAGCAGGACCTGCCGCACTCCCCGCTCATCCTGCGAGTCATTGCACAGGCACACGACATGCGGCTGGACGTCCTGGCCACGGTCGCACAGCCGGGACGTGTACGACTCGGGGACACCGTCGAACTGACCTGA